Part of the Scrofimicrobium sp. R131 genome is shown below.
GAGGTGGCCAGCCTCGACTCCACCGTGATCCTCACCGCCGAGGCGTCCGTCGCCCACCCGGAATTCTTCGAACACCACGTCCAGGAGGACTGGTTCCACCACCTGCGCGACGACTCGCTGCTGCAGGCCCCGTGGGATGCGTCAGAACTGCGCAAACGGGTGGCCAAAGCCTATTCGAGCCGGGCACCCCTGGGCCAGACCGTGGCGTGGCGACCCGCCTTCAATCCGGCCGCCGAGGGCGCCGACGCACGGACGCCCAATCCTGGTTCCTGGGCTGACGGGGCTCCCATCGGCCGGGTGAACGCGTTCCTAACCTTCGTCAGTTCGCTCCCCGGGGCTCTCTACCTTCCATTTGTCAGCGCCGGCGGACAGGTGGAGGTGGAGGAGGGCTCCCGACCCCAGCTCCGCCTGTCCCTGGCGAACGATCCCCAGTCCCGCTACCAGCACGACCTGACCACGCGGATCCTCACCCTGCGTGAACGCAAACATTTGTCGCATTCCAACCTGGCGCTAATCGACGACATTTCGTGGGCCCACCCGGGGGTGTCGGTGCATTTGAGCGGCCACATCATGGTGGTGCTAAACGCCTCCAGCGAACCGGTGGCGGTGCCAGCCAAGCACCTGCCGCTGCTCTATTCGGACGGGTTCGTCTTCTCCGATGCCACCCACACGGTGATCCAGCCGGACACCTGCGCCTGGTTTGAGCCGGCGCCCGCCAACCCGCACAACCCGCTGGCCTACCGCTAGGCCGTCGGCCGGCAACCTGGCGCGCCTACGCCCGGCTCGGCTCCCCCTCGTCACCCAAGGCCAGGTCCGCAGCGCGAAGCTCCGCTATGCTCAGCTGCCCGGGGGCACTTTCGACCGCCCCCACCCCGAAGGTGAAGGCGCTGAGCCTCGCCGCCTGCCCGCGTCGGGTCGCCTGCCCGGCCGGGCCCATCCCAATGATCACGGCTGGGACCGGCAGTGTCTCCGCGGCCCACCGCTGAGCCGCCAGGATCTGGTCCACGTCAAGCCGGCTTTGCACCTGCCAGGCGACCTTGACCACGTCCGCCCCCAGCGTGACCATCTGCTCCAAGGTGGCCTGCAGTTCCCCTGGGTCGACCGAACCTGCCAGCACGTGGCGGGACAGAACCACCCGGGCTCCCTGCTGGTGGGACCGGTCAACCAGTTCCCCCACCGCGGGGGTAGCCAACTCGATGTCCACCGCATCGGCCCAGGTGCCGGCGCGCTCGACCCAGTCCAGGTACTCCCCCGGGACGGCGGACCAATCTCCCCCCTCCGCCGCAGTGCGGACGGTCACCAGCACCGGACAGGACTCCTGTTCGCGCCAGCTGGGAGCCACCGCGAAGGCCCGCTCGGCCTCGCCGGAGGTCAGCAGCGGATCCAGGCGCCACTCCACCAGGTCGGCGCCCCGGTCGGCGGCATGGCACCACTGCCGATAGGCTTCAGCGGAGGTGGATGCCAGCACCGGCACCGCGACCACCAGGTGGCCGGGTCCCAACTGCACGGGGTGGACGCCTGCGCGCCCCAAACTGATCGGATTAACCACCGGAACCTCCATCGGCCTCAGCCAGGTGGAGCAGGGCTTTCTCCTGCTCGCTGACGGTGCGGGTGGAGAGCCACCCATCAGGTAGGTGCGGGCGCTTGGCTTTGCCCGCCCGGCCCCGCGGGCCCGCCGCCACCTCGGGAAACGGTTCCTCAGCGTTTAGGGTGGCCAAAATGGTGCTCAGCTCCGCGCGGGTGGAAACCAGTCCCAACTGCTGCCGGGTGGCACCGCCAACGGAGAAACCGCGCAGGTACCAGCCCAGATGTTTGCGCATCTCCCGCATGGCCCGCAGTTCCTCCCCCAGGGTCTGAACCATCAGGTCCGCGTGGCGCTCAATCACCCGGCAAACCTGGCCGAGGTTGGGAGGCGTGGGGGCGGGCCGGTCCCACAGGTCGGCCACGATTTCCTCAAACAGCCACGGTCTGCCTTGGCAGCCCCGGCCAATCACGACCGCGTCGCACCCGGTTTGGGCCATCATCTCGCGGGCGTCCTGGGCACTGAAGATGTCACCGTTTCCCAGGACCGGAACCTTCAGCTGTTCCTTCAACCGGGCGATCCATTCCCACCGGGCGTGACCCGAATAGTACTGCTCCTGTGTCCGGGCGTGCAGGCCCACGGCCACCACCCCGGCCGCCTGAGCAATCCGGGCAGCCTCGAACACGGTCACGTGGTCATCGTCGATGCCGATCCGCATTTTCACCGTGACGGGAATGCCGCGGCGGTCGGCTTCCCGGACCACCCCGGTGACAATATCGCGGTACAGGTCCAGTTTCCACGGCAGGGCAGCGCCCCCGCCGCGTTTGGTCACTTTGGGGACCGGGCACCCGAAATTCATGTCCAGGTGATCGGCCAGGTGCCGGTCAACGAGCAGCCGGGCCGCCTCGGCCATGGTGGCGGGGTTGGTGCCGTACAGCTGAACCGAGCGCACCCGCTCGTCCGGGTCCGGCTCCAACATCCGCCACGTTTCCCGGTTCCCCTCAACCAGCGCCCGAGCGGTGACCATCTCCATCACGTAGAGGCCCGCGGGGGCATCCTTTCCGGCCTCGGCCGTGGACAGCTGGCCGGGGTCCAGGGGCCGCTCCCCAAACTCGCGGCACAGGCGCCGGAACGGCAGGTCGGTTACCCCCGCCATCGGGGCGAGGATAACCGGCGACCACAGGTTCAGCGGCCCCAGGTGGACTAGCGGGCCACGTCCAGGCGATCCAGCAGCCAAGCTCGCACCTCGGGAACGGGAATCCGGACCTGCTCCATCGTGTCGCGGTCACGAATGGTGACCGACTGATCCTCGACGGAATCGAAGTCGTAGGTGATGCAGTAGGGGGTGCCGATCTCGTCCTGGCGGCGATAGCGCCGGCCGACCGCACCCGCGTCGTCGTACTCCACGTTCCAGAGTTTACGCAGGGAGGCCGCCAGTTCCTTGGCCGGGCCCACCAGCTCTTCCTTCCGCGACAGCGGCAGCACGGCCACCTTCACCGGAGCCAGGCGCGGGTCGAGGCGAAGCACCACCCGCTTGTCCACCCCACCCTTGGTGTTGGGCGCCTCGTCCTCCTGGTAGGCCTCCACCAGGAAGGCCATCAGGGAGCGGGTCAGCCCGGCCGACGGCTCGATCACCCAGGGGGTCCAGCGCTCGTTGGCCTGCTGGTCAAAGTAGTCCAGCTTGGCCCCGGAAGCTTCCGAGTGCACGCCCAAGTCGTAGCCGGTCCGGTTGGCGATCCCCTCCAGTTCGCCCCAGAGGGAACCCTGGAAGCCGAAGGTGTACTCAATGTCGACGGTCCGCTTGGAGTAGTGGGACAGCTTCTCTTGCGGGTGTTCGTACAGACGCAGGTGCTCCGGGTTGATCCCCAGGTCCGTGTACCAGGCGAGGCGCTCGTCGATCCAGTACTGGTGCCACTCTTCGTCCGTGCCGGGCTCAACGAAGAACTCCAGCTCCATCTGCTCAAACTCACGGGTGCGGAAGATGAAGTTGCCGGGGGTAATCTCGTTGCGGAAAGACTTGCCGATCTGGGCAATGCCGAACGGAGGCTTCTTCCGCGCCGAAGTCATCACGTTGGAGAAGTTGACGAAGATGCCCTGGGCGGTTTCCGGGCGCAGGAAGTGCAAACCGGACTCGTCATCGACCGGCCCCAGGTAGGTCTTCAGCAGGCCGGAGAACGCTTTCGGTTCGGTCCAGTTGCCGCGGGTGCCACAGTCGGGGCAGGAGATCTCCGTCATCGCGACCGTGGCCTCATCCACCTCGTTCTTCTCGGCGAACTCTTCGATCAGCTGGTCCTGGCGGAACCGGTGATGGCAGGTCTGGCATTCGATCAGCGGATCGGTGAACGCCTGCACGTGGCCGGAAGCTTCCCAGACTTGGCGCGGCAAAATAATGGAGGAATCCAGCCCGACCACGTCTTCGCGTTCGCGCACATTCCGGGCCCACCACTGGCGTTTGATGTTCTCTTTGAGCTCCACCCCCAGCGGACCGTAATCCCACGCGGAGCGGGTTCCCCCGTAGATTTCCCCACACGGATAGACGAATCCCCGCCGCTTGGCAAGGCTGATAACGGCGTCCAAACGAGAACTATTAGCCACGTTCACTCCTTATTTTTGGCTGTCGCACCTGGCTGGCGCGAGAACATCAGGCTCCCCAGAGTATAGCCGGGATTTCCCGCCTCGGACCGCGGCCACTGCCTGCTGGCACCCGAGCCGCCTAAACTGTGGGGATGGGCACAGCAAGCGAGCCGAGGGGACTGCGTCTGGCCACCCGGATCGGTTTCATCTGGGGGTGGGCCTGGGGGCAAGGACGGGTCCGACACGAACGTGGCCTGTGGGTCCACCGGGGACTTCCCCCGCGCCTCTATCCGCGCGGCGGGGTGTGTGTGGGTCGGTGCTTCCTGACCGGGCCGGCTCCGGGGGCGGCCCTGCTCAGACACGAGGCGGTGCACGCCCGCCAGTGGGAGCGGTACGGCCTGTCATTTCCACTGCGCTACTGGCTGGCTGGACGCGACCCGAACCGCAACCGGTACGAAGGGGAGGCCGGGTTGGTCGACGGGGGCTACACGTCCTGACCGTCGAAGACGATCCGCAGCGGCTCCCCCAGCACGGTCAGTTCCACCATCGGGTCGTCGCGCAGAACCAGGAAGTCCGCCGGGGCTCCGGTGGACAGCGAGTCGAAGCCGAGGAAGTCGCGGGCCTGCCAGGTGGCATAGTCAATGATCGTGGTGGCGTCCAGTCCGGCGCCCTCCCACCGGTACAGTTCCCGGAACAGCTGGCCGTGCGGCTGGTATCCGCCCGCGTCGGAGCCGGGGAGCAGTTGCACCCGCGCCTCCACCAGGTTGGCCCACCAGGTGCGCCAGTTTTGGTAGAGGTTGATCATGGTCTGGGCGTAGTTCGGGTAGCGGGTGGCCGCCCCCGCAAACTGGGGGAACAGCTCCACCTGGCCGAGCGTGGGCGTGACGGTGATGCCGCGAGCGGCAGCTTCCTGGCAGTGCTCCCAGGTCATGCCGGTGCCGTGCTCAATTGAGTCCACCCCCGCCTCGAACAGGTCGTCGAGTGCGCTCCGGCCAAAGACGTGAACGGCCACCCGCGCCCCCAGCTCGTGGGCGGTTTGGACCGCGTCGATCAGCACCGCCCGGTCCCACAGTGGGTCCAGGTCCGCCTCGGACCCGCGGGAGCGGTCAATCCAGTCGCCCACCAGTTTCACCCAGGGGTTTCCCGCCTGCACCTGCTGCGCGACGGCGGCGGGCAGGTCCGCCTGGTCCTCAACTTCGAGTGCCAGTCCGGGCAGGTAGCGTTTGGGTCGAGCCAGGTGGCGCCCGGCCGTGACCAGCCGCGGGGCCCGAGCCAGGTGATGGGCCGGGGATTCGTGTGGGTTTCCCAGGTCCCGAAGAGCCAGGACCCCGGAAGACAGCTCTTGAATGGCGCGGTCCAGCGCGACTTCCTCGCTAACCGGGCCGTCCCCACCGATCTGCAGGTGGTTGTGCGCATCCACCAGCCCGGGGATGATCCACTGGCGGGGATGCTCACCAGGTCGGTCAGCTTCAGCCGTGAACTTTAGGCCGCCTTTGGGATCCGCCTCTAACTGGCCGAACTGCCACGAAGGATACTTGGCCTCCTGACCGCGCCAGTAGACCCAGCCGGTTACCGGTTTCATCGTCCACCCATCAGTCGGCGAATGTCCTCCGGCAGGTCATCCATGGTCGGCCGAGCGGCTGGCGCCGGCTGGGTGAGTCCGAATGCGGCGCCCGGCTGGGCGGCAGTTTCCGGACGTTGATCTTGGGGCAGCATTGCTTCGAGTTCCTGCTGGCGCCGCTTGGCCGGATTTCCAGAGCGCGCCTTCTTGGCGATCTTCTTCTTCCGAGCGGCAGCCTGTTGGGCTTGCTGGCGGGCCCGAGTCTTCTTGCCGGGTCCACCCATGCCGGCCAGACCCTGGAGGTTCGGCATTCCCGGAGCCCCGCCCGACCCCATCTGCTTCATCATCTGCTTGGCGCCTTCGAAGCGTTTGACCAACTGGTTGACCTCGGTCACCGTGGTGCCCGAACCGGCGGCGATCCGCTGGCGGCGCGACCCGTTCAGCAGCTTCACGTCGGCCCGCTCCGCCGGGGTCATCGACCGGACGATGGCCTCAACCCGGGAGACGTCCCGCTCATCAAAGTTCTCTAGCTGGTCCCGCATTTGGCCCATCCCGGGGAGCATCCCCAGCACCTTCTTCATTGAGCCCAGTTTTCGCATCTGCTGCAACTGCGTCAGGAAGTCTTCGAGGGTCAGCTCACCGGACATGGCCCGCTGGGCCATTTTCTCGGTTTCGGCCTGGTCAAACTTGCGTTCAGCTTCCTCAATCAGGGTGAGGATGTCACCCATGTCGAGGATGCGCCCGGCCATCCGGTCGGCGTGGAACCGCTCGAAGTCGTCCAGCCCCTCACCGGTGGAGGCGAACAGGATCGGAGCCCCGGTGACCCCGCGGACCGACAGTGCCGCCCCGCCGCGAGCGTCGCCGTCGAGCTTCGAGATCACCACCCCGGTGAAGCCGACGCCGTCCCGGAACGCGGTGGCTGTCTGGACGGCGTCCTGGCCGACCATGGCGTCGAGCACGAACATGACCTCGTGCGGTTCGACCGCATCGCGGATCCTCCGGGCCTGGTCCATCATCTCTTCATCGACGCCCAGCCGCCCGGCCGTGTCGACGATGACCACATCGATGCCGTTCTCAATCGCGTGGTTCACCCCGGAGCGGGCAACCTGAACCGGGTCGCCCACGCCGTTGCCCGGTTCCGGAGCCCACACCTGCACCCCGGCGCGCTCACCCACGATCTGTAGCTGGGTGACGGCGTTTGGCCGCTGCAGGTCGGAGGCCACCAGGAGGACGGATTTGCCCGACTCCCGGAGCCACTTCCCCAGCTTCCCAGCCAGGGTGGTCTTACCGGCGCCCTGCAGGCCGGCCAGCATGAACACCGTGGGTCCGCGCTGGGCAAAGTGAAGCTCGCGGGTCTGACCGCCGAGCATCTCAATCAGTTCATCGTTGACGATCCGGACGACCTGCTGGCCCGGATTGAGCGCCTCTGAGCGAGCAGCCCCGTAGGCCTGTTCCCGCACCCGCGCCGTGAAGTCGCGAACGACCGGCAGCGCCACGTCCGCGTCCAGCAGGGCCCGACGGATTTCAGCTACGGTCTGGTCAACGTCGGCTTCGCTAAGCACCCCTTTTCCGCGCAGGCGTTTGAATGAGGCACTGAGGCGATCTGAGAGATTATTGAACACAACGATCCTTCACTGTTGGCCCGGGTAGGTCCCGTGGCAGCTCTGTGGTCAAGTCTACGGGTAGTTGAACCCTGGACCGACCCGTTCGCGCGACCCTAGTCTTGACCCAAGATGGCGTCGACGAATGCGTCGGGGTCGAAGGGAGCCAGGTCGTCCGGACCCTCCCCCAGCCCGACCAGTTTGACCGGGACCCCGAGCTCACGCTGAACGGAAATAACAATCCCGCCTTTAGCCGAGCCGTCCAACTTGGTCAGGACGATCCCGGTAATGCCTACCGCCTCGGCAAAAACCTGAGCTTGGCGCAGCCCGTTTTGCCCGGTGGTGGCGTCGAGCACCAGCAGCACCTCGGAGACCGGGGCCTGCTTTTCCATCACCCGCTTAACCTTGCCCAGCTCATCCATCAGGGTGGCTTTGTTCTGCAGCCGCCCGGCGGTGTCCACCAGGACCACGTCCAGGTCTTCGGCCTTGGCCCGGCCGACCGCCTCGAACGCGACGGCGGCAGGGTCTGCCCCCTCCCGGTCAGATCGGACCACCTGGACCCCCACCCGGTCACCCCAGGTGGTCAGCTGTTCGGCAGCGGCGGCCCGGAAAGTGTCGGCAGCCCCCAGCAGGACCGTCTTGTCTTCGGCGCGCAGCAGGCGGGCCATCTTGCCGACCGTGGTGGTTTTGCCGGTGCCGTTGACCCCGACGACCAGAATGGCCGCCGGGTCTTCCCCGGCGCGATCTAGGTGCAGCGACCGATCCATGGTCGGATCCACCAGGGCCAGCAGTTGCTCACGCAGCACCTGGCGAGCTTCGGTGGGATCAACCGACCCGCGCACCTTCATTTCGGTGCGGAGGCCAGCCATGATTTCCTCTACCGCCGGCAACCCGACGTCGGCCACCAGTAGCGTGTCCTCGATTTCCTCCCAGTCGGCCTCTTTCAGCTCTCCGCGGGACAGGACCGCCAGCAGAGCATTGCCGATGCCACCCGACCGCGCCAGGCGCGCCCGCAGGCGCTGCATCCGCGTGGCCGCGGGTTCCGGCCGCTCGAGTTCGGGGACTTCCGGGGCTTCGACGGGGGTTTCAAGTTGGGTCTCCGGCGGCCCTCGGGCCTCTTCCGGTCCCCGCTCAGGTTCGGCTTCCGGCGTCTCCGGGGCCTCACTCACCGTGGGGGTGGGCGGGACGGCCGGGCCGGACTGCCCGCGGCGTCGAACCGCCCGAACCATCAGGTAGGCCACCACGATCACCGCGATGACCGCCACGACGGCCAGCAGAATTGTCGTCAAATCAGGGGTTGAAGTCATCTAACAATCATTACGCATCTGCCCGCCAGATCCAACCGGACCGACCCCCTGTGGACAGTGATTTTCACACAGCTAGGCGATGTGGCGCCCGTCCGCGGGCAGGGTCAGGCGCGGAGCCTGGGGCGCGAACCCCTCGACGGGCTTGAGCGATGGGACCCGCCCGGCCAGCGAGCTGCGCCGCGCAATTTGGGGATTAGCGTCGGACTCGGGCTTCGGGTCCGCTTCCGGCTTGGTCCGGGCCCCGGTCGAGCCGGCCCCCGGCTCGCCCTCAGACTTCCGATCCGGGTCGGGCAGAATCTGGGGCAAAGTCCAGTAGGCTGAGCCGGGCTTCGACTCGGCCGCCCACAACTCGTCAAAGGCCACCCGCCGCGGGCGTGCCTCCACCGGCACTTCCGGGCTGGGCCCGCCGTGCAGCACCTCGGCCGAGGCCCGACGAACCCGCGACTTCCACTGGTCCCGCGAGTGGCGCGACAGGGCCAACATGACGATGACGGCAGCGGCCAACAAAACGATCACCAACGTTACCAATGCGATTCCCCATGCCGTACTCATGCCTCCCATGGTGCCCCAGGTTCACGTTCCCGCCGAGTTCGAAACACCCCTTTTTTCAAACTGTTACCAACCGTGTGAGCGAGTTGACACGGAACGGGACGCCCAGTTGGAGCCAGGTCACAGCTTGTGCGAGACGACCTTGGTCATACCCTCGCGCATGGTGACCCCGTAGAGTGCATCGGCAATTTCCATGGTCCGTTTCTGGTGGGTGACCATGATCAGCTGACTGTCGGCCCGCAGTTCCTCCATCACCTGCAGGACGCGCGACAGGTTGAGGTCGTCCAGGGCGGCCTCCACCTCGTCCATCACGTAGAACGGCGAGGGCCGGGCCCGGAAGATCGCCACCAAATAGGCCAGCGCCGCCAGCGACCGTTCCCCACCGGACAGGAGGGAAAGCCGGGTGACGCGCTT
Proteins encoded:
- a CDS encoding type I 3-dehydroquinate dehydratase, with product MVNPISLGRAGVHPVQLGPGHLVVAVPVLASTSAEAYRQWCHAADRGADLVEWRLDPLLTSGEAERAFAVAPSWREQESCPVLVTVRTAAEGGDWSAVPGEYLDWVERAGTWADAVDIELATPAVGELVDRSHQQGARVVLSRHVLAGSVDPGELQATLEQMVTLGADVVKVAWQVQSRLDVDQILAAQRWAAETLPVPAVIIGMGPAGQATRRGQAARLSAFTFGVGAVESAPGQLSIAELRAADLALGDEGEPSRA
- the dusB gene encoding tRNA dihydrouridine synthase DusB encodes the protein MGPLNLWSPVILAPMAGVTDLPFRRLCREFGERPLDPGQLSTAEAGKDAPAGLYVMEMVTARALVEGNRETWRMLEPDPDERVRSVQLYGTNPATMAEAARLLVDRHLADHLDMNFGCPVPKVTKRGGGAALPWKLDLYRDIVTGVVREADRRGIPVTVKMRIGIDDDHVTVFEAARIAQAAGVVAVGLHARTQEQYYSGHARWEWIARLKEQLKVPVLGNGDIFSAQDAREMMAQTGCDAVVIGRGCQGRPWLFEEIVADLWDRPAPTPPNLGQVCRVIERHADLMVQTLGEELRAMREMRKHLGWYLRGFSVGGATRQQLGLVSTRAELSTILATLNAEEPFPEVAAGPRGRAGKAKRPHLPDGWLSTRTVSEQEKALLHLAEADGGSGG
- a CDS encoding amidohydrolase family protein, which translates into the protein MKPVTGWVYWRGQEAKYPSWQFGQLEADPKGGLKFTAEADRPGEHPRQWIIPGLVDAHNHLQIGGDGPVSEEVALDRAIQELSSGVLALRDLGNPHESPAHHLARAPRLVTAGRHLARPKRYLPGLALEVEDQADLPAAVAQQVQAGNPWVKLVGDWIDRSRGSEADLDPLWDRAVLIDAVQTAHELGARVAVHVFGRSALDDLFEAGVDSIEHGTGMTWEHCQEAAARGITVTPTLGQVELFPQFAGAATRYPNYAQTMINLYQNWRTWWANLVEARVQLLPGSDAGGYQPHGQLFRELYRWEGAGLDATTIIDYATWQARDFLGFDSLSTGAPADFLVLRDDPMVELTVLGEPLRIVFDGQDV
- the ftsY gene encoding signal recognition particle-docking protein FtsY, yielding MTSTPDLTTILLAVVAVIAVIVVAYLMVRAVRRRGQSGPAVPPTPTVSEAPETPEAEPERGPEEARGPPETQLETPVEAPEVPELERPEPAATRMQRLRARLARSGGIGNALLAVLSRGELKEADWEEIEDTLLVADVGLPAVEEIMAGLRTEMKVRGSVDPTEARQVLREQLLALVDPTMDRSLHLDRAGEDPAAILVVGVNGTGKTTTVGKMARLLRAEDKTVLLGAADTFRAAAAEQLTTWGDRVGVQVVRSDREGADPAAVAFEAVGRAKAEDLDVVLVDTAGRLQNKATLMDELGKVKRVMEKQAPVSEVLLVLDATTGQNGLRQAQVFAEAVGITGIVLTKLDGSAKGGIVISVQRELGVPVKLVGLGEGPDDLAPFDPDAFVDAILGQD
- a CDS encoding glycine--tRNA ligase, encoding MANSSRLDAVISLAKRRGFVYPCGEIYGGTRSAWDYGPLGVELKENIKRQWWARNVREREDVVGLDSSIILPRQVWEASGHVQAFTDPLIECQTCHHRFRQDQLIEEFAEKNEVDEATVAMTEISCPDCGTRGNWTEPKAFSGLLKTYLGPVDDESGLHFLRPETAQGIFVNFSNVMTSARKKPPFGIAQIGKSFRNEITPGNFIFRTREFEQMELEFFVEPGTDEEWHQYWIDERLAWYTDLGINPEHLRLYEHPQEKLSHYSKRTVDIEYTFGFQGSLWGELEGIANRTGYDLGVHSEASGAKLDYFDQQANERWTPWVIEPSAGLTRSLMAFLVEAYQEDEAPNTKGGVDKRVVLRLDPRLAPVKVAVLPLSRKEELVGPAKELAASLRKLWNVEYDDAGAVGRRYRRQDEIGTPYCITYDFDSVEDQSVTIRDRDTMEQVRIPVPEVRAWLLDRLDVAR
- the ffh gene encoding signal recognition particle protein is translated as MFNNLSDRLSASFKRLRGKGVLSEADVDQTVAEIRRALLDADVALPVVRDFTARVREQAYGAARSEALNPGQQVVRIVNDELIEMLGGQTRELHFAQRGPTVFMLAGLQGAGKTTLAGKLGKWLRESGKSVLLVASDLQRPNAVTQLQIVGERAGVQVWAPEPGNGVGDPVQVARSGVNHAIENGIDVVIVDTAGRLGVDEEMMDQARRIRDAVEPHEVMFVLDAMVGQDAVQTATAFRDGVGFTGVVISKLDGDARGGAALSVRGVTGAPILFASTGEGLDDFERFHADRMAGRILDMGDILTLIEEAERKFDQAETEKMAQRAMSGELTLEDFLTQLQQMRKLGSMKKVLGMLPGMGQMRDQLENFDERDVSRVEAIVRSMTPAERADVKLLNGSRRQRIAAGSGTTVTEVNQLVKRFEGAKQMMKQMGSGGAPGMPNLQGLAGMGGPGKKTRARQQAQQAAARKKKIAKKARSGNPAKRRQQELEAMLPQDQRPETAAQPGAAFGLTQPAPAARPTMDDLPEDIRRLMGGR